In the Gossypium arboreum isolate Shixiya-1 chromosome 10, ASM2569848v2, whole genome shotgun sequence genome, one interval contains:
- the LOC108488669 gene encoding disease resistance protein TAO1-like yields MLNWEQWNLCEVDEEARKFPKLRELLIQNCPLLLGSMPEDLPSLKKLAIRSCKKLIISVQNFPLLSELEIWGCHDVIYKGFADYSSTKRISFRGISKFSCAAECLRLRSIKVELFEIVDCEELWSSRENNWGLLTQSMSPQYLRISDCPQLVSIGTYEEREELMQLKIPSSIVRMRISNCGRLEKLSTTLHSLTLLMTLVLFDCPKLIYLARSNLPSNLKVLEIEGCKKLQCLLLDEREDVDSNNACVLQKLNIDSCESLKRINRSELPSTLKELQISECPKLESISQEIQDNSSLESIDIEGCDMLQRLPQGLNKLKHCNCIRIGSCSNLISLAESGLPTTNLEVLRFSSCRSLQAFPGNMQSLNALKELAIWNCPNVTSILEGGIPTNLTSLSIAGPDIWKAILERDLHTLTCLKSLSISNGCPDAVSFPQDEIEVTLPSSLTHLRISDFPKLESISSNGFRNLTSLQHLTIGFCPNLKTLPRNNMLSSLLELKIVGCPMMGERCKRDNGPEWSKITHIPCVTIIVSGMEKQQIMNQICSPCGSAQMNGSAEQNNETFATSTNPSSAIVDSSSNHFGFCESRQDCHSKEYFGAINIDEIDCAYGSVKLQPNGENLYAKSLSGSPLAENSNKQIVDGIKKFEEINGQENAEQGEALDYEVDGTNAKPVDFENDMLLWLPPEPEDEEDEREAALFDDDDEGWGLPK; encoded by the exons ATGCTTAATTGGGAGCAGTGGAACTTGTGTGAAGTTGATGAGGAAGCTAGGAAATTCCCTAAACTTCGTGAACTCTTGATTCAAAATTGTCCCTTATTGTTAGGGAGTATGCCGGAAGACCTTCCTTCTTTGAAGAAACTTGCAATTCGTAGCTGCAAGAAGTTGATAATTTCTGTTCAAAACTTTCCATTGCTTTCAGAATTAGAAATTTGGGGTTGCCACGATGTAATTTATAAAGGTTTTGCAGATTATAGCTCCACAAAAAGAATCTCGTTTCGAGGGATTTCCAAGTTTAGTTGTGCAGCAGAATGCTTGAGGTTAAGATCAATCAAAGTGGAATTGTTTGAGATTGTTGATTGTGAGGAGTTGTGGTCTTCTCGAGAGAACAATTGGGGATTGCTAACTCAGTCTATGTCCCCCCAATATTTGAGAATTTCCGATTGTCCGCAACTTGTATCCATAGGAACATATGAGGAAAGAGAAGAATTGATGCAATTGAAGATTCCTTCTAGCATTGTAAGAATGAGAATAAGTAATTGTGGAAGGCTAGAAAAACTATCGACAACCTTGCACTCCCTCACATTACTTATGACATTAGTGCTTTTCGATTGCCCAAAATTGATTTATCTTGCAAGGAGCAATTTGCCTTCAAATCTGAAAGTGCTAGAGATTGAAGGTTGTAAAAAGTTGCAATGTTTGTTGTTGGATGAAAGAGAGGATGTTGACTCCAACAATGCATGTGTTCTTCAGAAGTTGAATATTGACAGTTGTGAATCTCTAAAGAGAATAAATAGAAGTGAGTTGCCCTCTACACTGAAAGAACTTCAAATAAGTGAGTGTCCAAAGCTAGAGTCCATATCCCAAGAAATTCAAGATAACTCTTCTCTTGAATCTATTGATATCGAAGGATGTGATATGCTTCAAAGGTTACCTCAAGGATTGAACAAGCTCAAGCATTGCAACTGCATACGCATAGGTAGCTGTTCAAATTTGATTTCCTTAGCAGAGAGTGGTTTGCCCACCACAAACCTTGAAGTGCTCCGCTTCAGCTCTTGTAGAAGTCTCCAAGCTTTTCCTGGGAATATGCAGAGTCTCAACGCTCTAAAAGAATTAGCAATATGGAATTGTCCAAATGTGACATCCATTCTGGAAGGGGGGATTCCTACCAATCTCACATCGCTTTCAATTGCTGGACCCGATATCTGGAAGGCAATACTTGAGAGGGATTTGCATACACTCACTTGTCTTAAATCTCTCTCCATATCAAATGGGTGTCCGGATGCAGTATCATTTCCTCAAGATGAGATAGAAGTCACACTGCCCTCCTCTCTCACCCATCTCCGCATCTCGGATTTCCCAAAACTGGAGAGTATATCCTCCAATGGCTTTCGGAACCTCACTTCTCTCCAACACTTGACTATCGGATTTTGCCCAAACCTCAAGACTCTTCCGAGAAACAACATGCTTTCTTCGCTTTTGGAGCTAAAGATCGTGGGGTGTCCAATGATGGGAGAACGGTGCAAAAGGGATAATGGACCTGAGTGGTCCAAAATTACCCACATACCTTGTGTTACAATTATTGTGTCAGGAATGGAGAAACAACAAATAATGAATCAAATTTGCAG CCCTTGTGGATCTGCTCAGATGAATGGATCTGCTGAACAAAACAATGAGACATTTGCAACGAGCACAAATCCAAGTTCAGCCATTGTAGATTCTTCTTCAAACCATTTTGGCTTTTGTG AATCAAGGCAAGATTGTCATTCCAAAGAGTATTTTGGTGCTATCAATATTGATGAAATTGACTGTGCTTATGGATCAGTTAAACTTCAACCTAATGGGGAGAACCTTTATGCAAAATCTTTGAGTGGCTCACCTTTAGCTGAGAATTCCAATAAACAAATTGTGGATGGGATTAAGAAATTTGAAGAAATAAATGGGCAAGAGAATGCCGAGCAGGGTGAAGCTCTTGATTATGAAGTGGATGGTACAAATGCCAAGCCTGTGGATTTTGAGAATGATATGCTACTGTGGCTCCCTCCAGAACCTGAGGATGAAGAGGATGAGAGAGAAGCTGCTCTATTCGATGATGATGATGAGGGT TGGGGACTACCGAAGTAG
- the LOC128282616 gene encoding 1-phosphatidylinositol-3-phosphate 5-kinase FAB1A-like, whose translation MKNVVEGHFRALVAQILQVENLFVDNEDGAQSWLDIIISLSWEAATLLKPDTSKGGGMDPGGYVKVKCIASGHRSESAVVKGVVCKKNVAHRRMTSKIDKPRFLILGGALEYQRISNHLSSFDTLLQQEMDHLKMAVAKIDAHHPKVLLVEKSVSRYAQEYLLDKGISLVLNIKRPLLERIARCTGAQIVPSIDRLTSPKLGYCDVFHVEKFLEEHGSAGQGGKKLTKTLMFFEGCPKPLGYTILMTVTTRIVFVSFA comes from the exons ATGAAAAATGTGGTGGAAGGGCATTTTAGAGCTTTGGTAGCTCAGATTTTGCAGGTTGAAAACCTCTTTGTGGATAATGAGGACGGTGCACAAAGTTGGTTGGATATAATAATTTCTTTGTCTTGGGAAGCTGCAACACTTTTGAAGCCAGATACAAGCAAGGGAGGTGGAATGGATCCTGGAGGATATGTGAAAGTTAAATGCATAGCTTCTGGGCATCGCAGTGAAAGTGCTGTGGTAAAAGGAGTTGTTTGTAAGAAAAATGTGGCTCATCGACGAATGACATCAAAAATAGATAAACCTCGTTTTCTAATCCTTGGAGGAGCTTTGGAATATCAGCGCATTTCTAACCACTTGTCAAGTTTTGATACGTTGTTGCAGCAGGAAATGGACCATCTTAAGATGGCAGTTGCTAAAATTGATGCACATCATCCTAAGGTTCTTTTGGTGGAGAAATCCGTGTCCAGATATGCCCAAGAGTATCTTCTTGACAAAGGCATATCACTTGTTCTCAATATTAAGAGGCCACTTTTAGAGCGTATAGCCCGCTGCACTGGTGCTCAAATAGTTCCTTCCATTGATCGTCTTACATCACCGAAGCTAGGGTATTGTGATGTGTTCCATGTGGAGAAATTTCTTGAGGAGCATGGAAGTGCTGGGCAAGGAGGGAAGAAATTGACGAAGACTCTAATGTTTTTTGAGGGTTGCCCTAAGCCTCTGGGGTATACT ATACTTATGACAGTGACTACAAGAATCGTGTTTGTTAGTTTTGCATGA
- the LOC108487878 gene encoding putative disease resistance RPP13-like protein 1 → MAFLEALSAIGEVVISKLIDFSLDKLASSDLLQFATEKKVHEEIHNLEKELKQIRRVLDDAEERQLKEQQVKDWLIDLQNLAFDVEDVLDEFATEIGRRNLMMERRGSSSKRSRLNIPYSFNDVQFNRDIMSKIRDLTAKLKDLEPQRNKLELRMTDFERPTRLEERPQPTSLEIENHVYGRDKDKQTILDLLLKSDDERNFVIPIVGMGGIGKTTLAQLVYNDASIQHHFHLKAWACVSDDFDVFRITKYVLQSITSKPCNDNDPNRVQEKLQRELSGKKFLIVLDDVWNENYHNWTILQAPFKTRTQGSKIIVTTRNHGVSSTMGASHAHSLELLSDDDCLSVFAQHAMGARDFEGHPSLKEVAEKIVRKCNGLPLAAKTLGGLLRTNVDLHAWEDILESEIWKLSKDQSSIVPVLHLSYHHLPLHLKRCFMYCAVIPKDYEFEKEEIILLWRAQGFLQEARDKQCIHDLGHKYFDDLVSRSLFQVSVNNNSRFVMHDVINDLVQSVAGEVCFKIEGSQQISKHARHLSYMAEDFDGIKKFEGIYEAQHLRTFLPLRLSSGCPTYHLTNHVLTNLLPNLRCLRALSLEGYQIIMLPNFVGDLKLLRYLNFSQNRVIKCLPESLSTLHNLETFLLKGCYNLEKLPSEMEKLVNLCYLDITGANKLESMASNFSMLTNLQKLSIFVLGKEKGHKIRELMNLSNLRGELCISGLQNIAEPRDARMARLSNKSRIGNLKLQWSKDFENRREEVEKRVLDGLQPSKKLMELSIKFYCGEMLANWVGDSSFNCL, encoded by the coding sequence ATGGCTTTTCTTGAAGCCTTGTCCGCTATAGGAGAAGTTGTTATCTCCAAGCTCATTGACTTTTCCCTTGACAAGCTGGCCTCATCCGACCTCCTGCAATTCGCTACTGAAAAAAAGGTTCATGAGGAGATCCACAACTTGGAGAAGGAACTGAAGCAGATCCGTAGGGTGCTTGATGATGCTGAAGAGAGACAGCTGAAAGAGCAGCAGGTGAAAGACTGGTTgatcgacctccaaaatttgGCATTCGATGTGGAGGATGTTTTGGACGAGTTTGCAACCGAAATTGGCAGGCGCAATCTGATGATGGAACGTCGAGGCAGCTCAAGTAAGAGATCCAGACTCAATATTCCTTATTCATTCAATGATGTTCAGTTTAACAGAGATATAATGTCCAAGATAAGGGATCTTACTGCCAAATTGAAAGATTTGGAACCTCAGAGAAACAAGTTAGAGTTAAGAATGACTGATTTCGAAAGACCCACAAGACTAGAAGAAAGACCGCAGCCTACTTCTTTGGAGATTGAAAATCATGTGTATGGAAGAGACAAAGACAAACAGACAATTCTTGATTTGCTCTTGAAGAGTGATGACGAAAGAAATTTTGTGATTCCCATCGTTGGGATGGGTGGGATTGGTAAGACAACCCTTGCCCAGCTTGTTTACAACGATgcttccattcagcatcattttCACCTCAAAGCATGGGCTTGTGTTTCTGACGATTTTGATGTTTTCAGAATAACAAAATACGTCTTGCAATCAATCACTTCCAAGCCCTGCAATGATAATGATCCGAATAGAGTTCAAGAAAAGTTACAGAGGGAGTTGTCAGGGAAAAAATTCTTAATTGTCTTAGATGATGTCTGGAATGAGAATTATCATAACTGGACTATCTTACAAGCTCCTTTCAAAACGAGGACTCAAGGAAGCAAAATTATTGTGACAACAAGAAACCACGGTGTTTCATCAACAATGGGTGCCTCGCATGCTCATTCTTTAGAGCTTTTGTCAGATGATGACTGTTTGTCTGTATTTGCTCAACATGCAATGGGAGCAAGGGACTTTGAAGGACATCCAAGCCTAAAGGAAGTTGCTGAGAAGATAGTGAGAAAATGCAACGGTTTGCCTTTAGCTGCTAAAACCCTTGGTGGCTTATTGCGCACTAATGTAGACCTTCATGCTTGGGAAGATATATTAGAGAGTGAGATATGGAAGTTATCTAAAGATCAATCAAGTATAGTCCCAGTTCTACATCTAAGCTACCATCATCTTCCTCTACATTTGAAACGATGCTTTATGTATTGTGCCGTTATTCCTAAGGACTATGAGTTTGAGAAGGAAGAAATAATCTTGTTATGGAGGGCACAAGGGTTTCTACAAGAAGCACGAGATAAACAGTGCATCCATGATTTGGGTCACAAGTATTTCGATGACCTAGTGTCAAGATCCCTTTTTCAAGTGTCCGTAAACAATAATTCAAGATTTGTTATGCATGACGTCATTAATGATTTGGTTCAATCAGTTGCTGGAGAAGTATGTTTTAAAATAGAAGGTAGTCAACAAATTTCGAAGCATGCTCGCCATTTATCTTACATGGCTGAGGACTTTGATGGCATCAAAAAATTTGAAGGCATTTATGAAGCGCAACATTTACGAACCTTTCTTCCATTAAGGTTGTCTTCGGGCTGTCCAACTTATCACTTAACCAATCATGTCCTAACGAATTTGTTGCCAAACTTGCGATGCTTAAGGGCACTTTCTTTGGAAGGGTACCAAATCATCATGTTGCCAAATTTTGTGGGAGATTTGAAACTCTTAAGGTACCTAAATTTCTCTCAGAATCGAGTTATTAAATGCTTGCCTGAATCACTTAGTACCCTTCACAATTTAGAAACCTTTTTATTAAAGGGGTGTTATAACCTTGAGAAGTTACCGTCAGAGATGGAAAAGTTGGTCAACCTATGCTATCTTGATATCACTGGTGCAAATAAATTAGAAAGCATGGCAAGCAATTTTAGCATGCTGACTAATCTTCAAAAACTTTCCATTTTTGTTTTGGGTAAAGAGAAGGGACATAAAATAAGGGAGCTAATGAATTTGTCAAATCTCAGGGGTGAACTTTGTATTTCAGGATTACAGAATATAGCTGAGCCTCGAGATGCACGGATGGCTAGATTATCTAATAAGTCGAGAATTGGGAATTTAAAATTGCAGTGGAGCAAAGACTTTGAGAATAGAAGAGAAGAAGTCGAGAAAAGGGTGTTGGATGGACTTCAACCTTCTAAGAAGCTCATGGAGCTCAGCATTAAGTTCTATTGTGGTGAAATGTTGGCAAATTGGGTGGGAGATTCATCCTTCAATTGTTTATAA